From Streptomonospora salina, the proteins below share one genomic window:
- a CDS encoding SseB family protein, whose product MTRPTISGAQRFRDDDGSADTAVASRLEAYSRGEAGDRQVLAALGESRLLVPVVAVAGETGQDDAGRTGEKTSDIAMPLMTGQDGRRGVLAFTSVDAARAWREDARPVPVTAVDACRTAMEEGADAVVVDVAGPVTYAVQGRFLTTLAEQGTVPAPKDDPQILALIYRVTHTEFGIGRVRIHESERAEIGIRLELERRDDESLRRVADRLSAELAPMLPGGAELSAVVRAARPE is encoded by the coding sequence GTGACCCGCCCCACCATCTCCGGCGCCCAGCGCTTCCGCGACGACGACGGATCGGCCGACACGGCCGTGGCCTCCCGGCTGGAGGCCTACTCCCGCGGCGAGGCCGGGGATCGGCAGGTCCTCGCCGCACTGGGGGAGTCCCGTCTGCTGGTGCCCGTCGTGGCCGTGGCCGGCGAGACCGGCCAGGACGACGCCGGACGCACCGGCGAAAAGACCAGTGACATCGCGATGCCGCTGATGACCGGCCAGGACGGCCGCCGCGGCGTACTCGCGTTCACCTCCGTGGACGCGGCCCGCGCTTGGCGCGAGGACGCCCGGCCGGTGCCGGTCACGGCCGTCGACGCCTGCCGCACCGCGATGGAGGAGGGCGCCGACGCCGTGGTCGTCGACGTCGCCGGCCCGGTCACCTACGCGGTGCAGGGGCGCTTCCTGACCACACTGGCCGAGCAGGGCACCGTGCCCGCCCCCAAGGACGATCCGCAGATCCTCGCGCTGATCTACCGGGTCACCCACACCGAGTTCGGCATCGGGCGGGTGCGTATCCACGAATCCGAACGCGCCGAGATCGGCATCCGGTTGGAGCTGGAGCGCCGCGACGACGAGTCGCTGCGCCGCGTCGCCGACCGCCTGTCCGCCGAACTCGCCCCGATGCTGCCCGGCGGAGCGGAGTTGAGCGCCGTCGTCCGCGCCGCACGCCCGGAGTGA
- a CDS encoding prepilin peptidase, translated as MPGIADAALILALGAAGAAVGAGTSRLVPLFVRHDPASVDDSPPPPPACPHCGAAVAFLAWLPAVRVRGFARSGRCPSCARTVPASVAAAAATALLFAACGAASGAPGAADNPLWLAALLFFAAVGVPLAVIDIRVHRLPDAVVGPSYLVAVPLVAGAAVLERAAAPGVPGAPALAGAGLLAAAGPLGGMAGLAALYWLLWLVYPAGMGWGDVKIAGLVGLHLGWGGAATVVAGTLAAFVAASVLGLVLIALRRATRRTRIPFGPFMLGGALAALLAGDPVIAAVLAA; from the coding sequence ATGCCCGGTATCGCCGACGCCGCGCTGATACTGGCGCTGGGCGCCGCGGGAGCGGCGGTCGGCGCCGGTACCAGCCGGCTGGTACCCCTCTTCGTCCGCCACGATCCCGCATCCGTCGACGACAGCCCGCCGCCCCCGCCCGCCTGCCCGCACTGCGGAGCCGCCGTGGCGTTCCTGGCGTGGCTGCCGGCGGTGCGGGTGCGCGGTTTCGCCCGCAGCGGCCGCTGCCCCTCCTGCGCGCGGACGGTTCCCGCGTCGGTCGCCGCCGCGGCGGCCACCGCGCTGCTGTTCGCCGCCTGCGGCGCCGCCTCCGGGGCCCCGGGTGCCGCGGACAACCCGCTGTGGCTGGCCGCGCTGCTGTTCTTCGCGGCCGTCGGCGTGCCGCTGGCGGTGATCGACATCCGCGTGCACCGGCTGCCCGACGCCGTCGTCGGGCCGTCCTACCTCGTCGCGGTGCCCCTGGTCGCCGGGGCCGCCGTCCTCGAGCGCGCCGCCGCCCCCGGGGTACCGGGCGCGCCCGCCCTCGCCGGCGCCGGCCTCCTCGCCGCGGCCGGGCCGCTGGGCGGCATGGCGGGGCTGGCCGCGCTGTACTGGCTGCTGTGGCTCGTCTATCCGGCCGGCATGGGCTGGGGCGACGTCAAAATCGCCGGGCTGGTCGGGCTCCACCTCGGCTGGGGCGGGGCCGCGACGGTGGTGGCGGGCACTCTCGCCGCCTTCGTCGCCGCCTCCGTCCTCGGGCTGGTCCTGATAGCGCTGCGCCGCGCCACCCGCCGCACCCGGATCCCCTTCGGCCCGTTCATGCTCGGCGGCGCACTGGCCGCGCTGCTCGCGGGAGACCCGGTGATCGCGGCGGTCCTGGCGGCCTGA
- the dinB gene encoding DNA polymerase IV — protein MSRRQLERGRALRGIVGSGGVEPLPDGDCAAAAECTVLHIDMDAFFAGVERLERPETRGTPIIVGGTGPRGVVSSADYIARSYGVHSAMPMVRALRLCPGAAVFPPDGAHYKRVSEAVMDILLSVSPDVEPVSLDEAYVDVAGARRRLGDPARIAELIRRRVREEQSLTCSVGAAPSKLVAKLASTRCKPDGLLAVPPERVTAFLHPLPVGALSGVGDKTEQTLTRLGLRTVGDVARVSAATLRGEFGTALGDRLAALAQGRDDSAVVPSTPDKSIGSEETFPCDVDDPAVIHRELLRLAEKVARRMRAAGQVGRTVVVKLRRADFTTITRSRTLNEPTDVAHEVNAAARELYDAAGLERTRLRLVGVRMEGLAPAAGSHRQLSLDEPETGWREAEQAMDAVTRRFGSGAIRPAALAKRDEDDV, from the coding sequence ATGAGCCGACGCCAGCTTGAGCGCGGGCGGGCCCTGCGGGGGATCGTCGGGTCCGGCGGCGTCGAACCGCTGCCGGACGGCGACTGCGCGGCCGCCGCCGAGTGCACGGTCCTGCACATCGACATGGACGCGTTCTTCGCCGGCGTCGAGCGGCTGGAGCGCCCCGAGACCCGAGGCACGCCCATCATCGTCGGCGGGACCGGGCCGCGGGGCGTGGTCTCCTCGGCCGACTACATCGCCCGCTCCTACGGGGTGCACTCAGCCATGCCGATGGTGCGCGCGCTGCGGCTGTGCCCCGGCGCCGCCGTCTTCCCGCCCGACGGCGCCCACTACAAGCGGGTCTCCGAAGCCGTCATGGACATCCTGCTGTCGGTCTCGCCCGACGTCGAGCCCGTCTCGCTGGACGAGGCCTACGTGGACGTCGCCGGTGCGCGCCGCCGCCTGGGCGACCCGGCGCGCATCGCCGAGCTGATCCGGCGGCGGGTGCGCGAGGAGCAGAGCCTGACCTGCTCGGTGGGCGCTGCGCCGAGCAAGCTGGTGGCCAAGCTCGCCTCGACCCGGTGCAAGCCCGACGGCCTGCTGGCCGTGCCGCCCGAGCGGGTCACCGCGTTCCTGCACCCGCTGCCGGTGGGCGCGCTGTCGGGAGTGGGCGACAAGACCGAGCAGACCCTGACCCGCCTGGGCCTGCGCACGGTCGGCGACGTGGCGCGCGTTTCGGCGGCCACGCTGCGCGGCGAGTTCGGGACGGCGCTGGGCGACCGCCTGGCCGCCCTGGCCCAGGGCCGCGACGACAGCGCGGTGGTGCCCTCCACGCCCGACAAGAGCATCGGGTCGGAGGAGACCTTCCCTTGCGACGTCGACGACCCGGCGGTGATCCACCGGGAGCTGCTGCGGCTGGCCGAGAAGGTCGCCCGCAGGATGCGCGCCGCCGGCCAGGTGGGGCGGACCGTGGTGGTGAAGCTGCGCCGGGCCGATTTCACCACCATCACCCGCTCGCGCACCCTGAACGAGCCCACCGACGTCGCGCACGAGGTCAACGCCGCCGCGCGGGAGCTGTACGACGCCGCGGGCCTGGAGCGGACGAGGCTGCGGCTGGTGGGGGTGCGCATGGAAGGGCTGGCGCCGGCCGCCGGGTCCCACCGCCAACTCAGCCTGGACGAACCCGAAACCGGTTGGCGCGAAGCCGAACAGGCTATGGACGCCGTCACGCGGCGCTTCGGCAGCGGGGCCATCCGACCGGCCGCTTTGGCCAAGCGTGACGAGGATGACGTATAG
- the aroC gene encoding chorismate synthase, which yields MLRWLTAGESHGPALVAILEGLPAGVAVTSDDIAAALRRRRAGYGRGARMKFEQDQVTLVGGIRHGLTQGGPVAVEVANSEWPKWERVMSADPVPPEELEGMARNAPLTRPRPGHADLVGMQKYGHDEARPVLERASARETAARVAVGEVARAFCRQALGVELLSHVVSMGEIDAPETPRPEPGDLERIDADPLRCFDPETSERMVAEVDETRKAGDTLGGVVEVLAYGLPPGLGSHVHWDRRLDSRLAGALMGVQAIKGVEVGDGFRTAARRGSAAHDEIEPGAEGVRRRSNRAGGVEGGMTTGAPLRVRAAMKPIATVPRALDTVDVSTGEPAQAHHQRSDVTAVPAAGVVAEAMVALVLAEAAVEKFGGDSLAETARNARAYLDTLEDR from the coding sequence ATGTTGCGCTGGCTGACCGCGGGGGAGTCCCACGGACCCGCACTCGTCGCGATACTGGAAGGCCTTCCGGCCGGCGTCGCCGTGACCTCGGACGACATCGCCGCCGCGTTGCGCCGCCGCCGCGCCGGGTACGGCCGGGGCGCCCGGATGAAGTTCGAACAGGACCAGGTCACCCTGGTCGGGGGGATCCGGCACGGCCTGACCCAGGGCGGCCCGGTGGCCGTCGAGGTCGCCAACTCCGAGTGGCCCAAGTGGGAGCGGGTCATGTCCGCCGACCCCGTTCCCCCCGAGGAACTGGAGGGCATGGCGCGCAACGCCCCGCTCACCCGCCCGCGGCCCGGACACGCCGACCTGGTGGGCATGCAGAAGTACGGCCACGACGAGGCCCGCCCCGTGCTGGAGCGCGCCAGCGCCCGCGAGACAGCGGCGCGCGTGGCCGTCGGCGAGGTCGCCCGCGCATTCTGCCGCCAGGCGCTGGGTGTGGAGCTGCTCAGCCACGTCGTGTCCATGGGCGAGATCGACGCCCCCGAAACGCCCCGACCCGAGCCGGGCGACCTGGAGCGCATCGACGCCGATCCGCTGCGCTGCTTCGACCCGGAGACCAGCGAGCGCATGGTCGCCGAGGTCGACGAGACCCGCAAGGCCGGCGACACCCTGGGCGGCGTCGTCGAGGTCCTGGCCTACGGCCTGCCGCCGGGCCTGGGCAGCCACGTCCACTGGGACCGCCGCTTGGACTCCCGACTGGCCGGCGCGCTGATGGGAGTGCAGGCCATCAAGGGAGTCGAGGTCGGCGACGGATTCCGCACCGCCGCTCGGCGCGGCTCGGCCGCCCACGACGAGATCGAGCCCGGGGCCGAGGGCGTGCGCCGCCGCAGCAACCGCGCCGGCGGCGTCGAGGGCGGCATGACCACCGGCGCGCCGCTGCGCGTGCGTGCGGCCATGAAGCCCATCGCCACCGTCCCGCGCGCACTCGACACCGTCGACGTCTCCACCGGCGAGCCGGCCCAGGCCCACCACCAGCGCAGCGACGTCACCGCGGTTCCGGCCGCGGGCGTGGTGGCCGAGGCCATGGTCGCGCTGGTGCTGGCCGAGGCCGCCGTGGAGAAGTTCGGCGGCGACTCCCTGGCCGAGACCGCCCGCAACGCCCGGGCCTACCTCGATACGCTGGAGGACCGCTAG
- the aroB gene encoding 3-dehydroquinate synthase → MSATRIGVGGAADPYDVVVGRGVSAELPELVGARAAQVAVIHPEGLEAPAQAVLSALGPAGYTVHPMAVPDGEAAKTAEVAAGLWGRLGRAGFTRTDAVVGVGGGAVTDLAGFVAATWLRGVRSVLVPTTLLGMVDAAVGGKTGINTAEGKNLVGSFHPPAGVLCDLDTLESLPPADYIGGLAEVVKAGFIADPAILELVEDDPDGAARPGGAHTRELIERAVAVKAEVVSSDLRESGRREILNYGHTLGHAIERAEDYTFRHGYAVAVGMVYAAELARLDGRIDAHLVERHRTVLASVGLPTGYSGAAWPDLRSTMRVDKKARGSVLRFIVLDGPGRPAVLPGPAPELLDSAYAAIST, encoded by the coding sequence GTGAGCGCGACCCGCATCGGCGTGGGCGGCGCCGCCGACCCCTACGACGTCGTCGTGGGCCGCGGCGTCTCCGCCGAGCTGCCCGAGCTGGTGGGCGCGCGTGCCGCGCAGGTCGCGGTCATCCACCCCGAAGGGTTGGAGGCCCCGGCACAGGCGGTCCTGAGCGCCCTGGGGCCGGCCGGCTACACCGTCCACCCCATGGCCGTGCCCGACGGCGAGGCCGCCAAGACCGCCGAGGTCGCCGCCGGACTGTGGGGCAGGCTCGGCCGAGCCGGGTTTACCCGCACCGACGCCGTGGTGGGCGTGGGCGGCGGAGCCGTCACCGACCTGGCCGGGTTCGTCGCCGCCACCTGGCTGCGCGGGGTCCGCAGCGTGCTGGTGCCCACCACCCTGCTGGGTATGGTCGACGCCGCCGTGGGCGGCAAGACCGGCATCAACACCGCCGAGGGCAAGAACCTCGTGGGTTCCTTCCACCCGCCCGCCGGAGTCCTGTGCGACCTGGACACCCTGGAGAGCCTGCCCCCGGCCGACTACATCGGCGGCCTCGCCGAGGTCGTCAAGGCCGGGTTCATCGCCGACCCGGCCATTCTGGAGCTCGTCGAGGACGACCCCGACGGCGCTGCGCGCCCCGGCGGCGCGCACACCCGCGAGCTGATCGAGCGCGCCGTCGCGGTCAAGGCCGAAGTCGTCTCGTCCGACCTGCGCGAGAGCGGGCGCCGCGAGATCCTCAACTACGGGCACACGCTCGGCCACGCCATCGAGCGCGCCGAGGACTACACGTTCCGGCACGGCTACGCTGTGGCCGTGGGCATGGTCTACGCCGCCGAACTGGCCCGCCTGGACGGGCGCATCGACGCGCACCTGGTCGAGCGCCACCGCACGGTGCTGGCGTCGGTGGGCCTGCCCACCGGCTACTCCGGGGCGGCCTGGCCCGACCTGCGCAGCACCATGCGCGTCGACAAGAAGGCGCGCGGGTCCGTGCTGCGCTTCATCGTGCTCGACGGCCCCGGGCGGCCCGCTGTGCTTCCGGGACCCGCGCCGGAGCTGCTGGACTCCGCCTACGCGGCGATCAGCACCTGA
- the nusB gene encoding transcription antitermination factor NusB — translation MSSGGGARRKARRRAVEILYEAEVRGATVEAVLERRRAQTEPPINDFTIGLAHAVDEHRERLDTLLEDYAIDWSLERMPVVDRNILRMGAYELLWDGDIPDGVAISEAVAVARQLSTDESPSFINGLLSRLMENKAQLAP, via the coding sequence ATGAGCAGCGGCGGGGGAGCGCGGCGCAAGGCGCGCCGGCGCGCGGTTGAGATCCTGTACGAGGCCGAGGTGCGCGGCGCGACCGTCGAGGCGGTCCTGGAACGGCGGCGGGCCCAGACCGAGCCGCCCATCAACGACTTCACGATCGGGCTGGCCCACGCCGTCGACGAGCACCGCGAGCGCCTCGACACCCTGCTGGAGGACTACGCGATCGACTGGTCCCTGGAGCGCATGCCCGTGGTCGACCGCAACATCCTGCGGATGGGCGCCTACGAACTGCTGTGGGACGGCGACATCCCCGACGGCGTGGCGATCTCCGAGGCGGTCGCGGTGGCCCGGCAACTGTCCACCGACGAATCGCCGTCCTTCATCAACGGCCTGCTTTCGCGGCTGATGGAGAACAAGGCCCAGCTCGCGCCCTGA
- a CDS encoding DUF3040 domain-containing protein: MPLSEHEQRMLDQIEQALYAEDPKFANTVRQTNPAVHYKRSIVQASVGFVVGISLLMGGMILQQVIVGVIGFIVMLACLLWGLNAWRRVAVGGEAAAQSQTKGAEPKQRRRQQRPGMMNRFEERWRRRQEGDDR, encoded by the coding sequence GTGCCGCTCTCTGAACACGAGCAGCGTATGCTCGACCAGATCGAGCAGGCGCTCTACGCCGAGGATCCGAAGTTCGCCAATACGGTGCGCCAGACGAATCCCGCCGTGCATTACAAGCGGTCGATCGTCCAGGCGTCGGTCGGGTTCGTCGTCGGGATCTCGCTCCTCATGGGCGGGATGATCCTCCAGCAGGTCATCGTCGGTGTCATCGGCTTCATCGTCATGCTGGCGTGCCTGCTGTGGGGGCTCAACGCCTGGAGGCGCGTCGCCGTCGGAGGCGAGGCTGCGGCCCAGTCGCAGACCAAGGGAGCCGAACCCAAGCAGCGCCGGCGCCAGCAGCGCCCGGGGATGATGAACCGCTTCGAGGAGCGGTGGCGGCGCCGCCAGGAGGGCGACGACCGCTAG
- the efp gene encoding elongation factor P, with product MASTNDLKNGTTLKLDGGELWNVVEFQHVKPGKGGAFVRTKLKNVTSGKVVDKTFNAGAKVEVANVDRREMQYLYTDGESYIFMDTDTYDQIPVEAKVVGKNADYLLESAMVTVAMNEGAPLYVELPAAVEVEVTQTDPGVQGDRSTGGTKPATIETDAVIQVPLFITTGERVKVDTRTGDYLGRVN from the coding sequence GTGGCCTCGACGAACGACCTCAAGAACGGCACGACCCTGAAGCTCGACGGCGGAGAACTCTGGAACGTCGTGGAGTTCCAGCACGTCAAGCCCGGCAAGGGCGGAGCGTTCGTCCGCACCAAGCTGAAGAACGTCACCTCCGGCAAGGTCGTCGACAAGACCTTCAACGCCGGCGCCAAGGTCGAGGTCGCCAACGTGGACCGCCGGGAGATGCAGTACCTCTACACCGACGGCGAGTCCTACATCTTCATGGACACCGACACCTACGATCAGATCCCGGTCGAGGCCAAGGTGGTGGGCAAGAACGCCGACTACCTCCTCGAAAGCGCGATGGTCACCGTCGCGATGAACGAGGGCGCGCCGCTCTACGTCGAGCTTCCGGCCGCCGTCGAGGTCGAGGTCACCCAGACCGACCCCGGCGTGCAGGGCGACCGCTCCACCGGCGGCACCAAGCCCGCCACCATCGAGACCGACGCGGTCATCCAGGTCCCGCTGTTCATCACCACCGGCGAGCGCGTCAAGGTCGACACCCGCACCGGCGACTACCTCGGCCGCGTCAACTGA
- a CDS encoding DUF2470 domain-containing protein, which produces MPEPPFTAEAVSAITAHMNDDHAYETLVICRALGGVPDASAARMTGVDSGGGDYAALVGGAETAVRIPWSHDLTERSQVRREVVRMYREACDRLGLPPDGADAGDR; this is translated from the coding sequence GTGCCCGAGCCACCGTTCACCGCCGAGGCGGTCTCGGCGATCACCGCCCACATGAACGACGACCACGCCTACGAGACCCTGGTGATATGCCGCGCCCTGGGCGGGGTACCCGACGCCTCCGCGGCGCGGATGACCGGTGTCGACAGCGGGGGCGGCGACTACGCGGCGCTCGTCGGCGGCGCGGAGACGGCGGTACGCATCCCCTGGTCGCACGACCTCACCGAACGCTCCCAGGTGCGCCGCGAGGTGGTGCGCATGTACCGCGAGGCCTGCGACCGCCTGGGGCTGCCACCCGACGGCGCGGACGCCGGCGACCGCTGA
- a CDS encoding YceI family protein: MSDQQLQPGTWRIDTAHSIVAFSVRHMMVSRVRGRFERFDAELTVPEDPMQSSVRATLDADSINTDNEQRDNHMRSADFFETASHPQWIFESTGIRTSGEDLLLAGDLTVKGTTRPVELRLEFNGVTRDPYGLLRAGFHAETEISRSDFGVDIEMPMDGGGVVVSDRIKVDVDAEFTLQE; this comes from the coding sequence ATGTCCGACCAGCAGCTTCAGCCGGGAACCTGGCGAATCGACACCGCGCACTCGATCGTCGCGTTCTCGGTGCGCCACATGATGGTCAGCCGGGTGCGCGGGCGCTTCGAGCGTTTCGACGCCGAGCTGACCGTGCCCGAGGATCCGATGCAGTCGTCGGTGCGCGCCACCCTCGACGCCGACTCCATCAACACCGACAACGAGCAGCGCGACAACCACATGCGCTCCGCCGACTTCTTCGAGACCGCCTCCCATCCGCAGTGGATCTTCGAATCCACCGGCATCCGGACCTCCGGCGAGGACCTCCTGCTGGCGGGCGACCTCACGGTGAAGGGCACGACGCGACCGGTCGAGCTGCGCCTGGAGTTCAACGGCGTCACGCGCGACCCCTACGGGCTGCTCCGCGCCGGCTTCCACGCCGAAACCGAGATCAGCCGCAGCGACTTCGGTGTCGACATCGAGATGCCCATGGACGGCGGCGGCGTCGTGGTGAGCGACCGGATCAAGGTCGACGTCGACGCCGAGTTCACCCTCCAGGAGTGA
- a CDS encoding shikimate kinase, with amino-acid sequence MSTPIAVLIGPPGAGKTTVGRALAERLEVQLLDTDTEIAARSGKAVGDIFVEDGEPAFRALERETVAEALASWHGVVALGGGSVLDSDTRAELARHHVVYLQVDFGDAAKRVGLDTPRPLLVGNPRTRLRKLLEERLPFYEGLAKSTVPTSGYHPEEIVDAVVAALPEHRGGTR; translated from the coding sequence ATGAGCACACCGATCGCGGTCCTGATCGGCCCGCCCGGTGCGGGCAAGACCACGGTCGGCCGGGCGCTGGCGGAGCGGCTGGAGGTGCAGCTGCTGGACACCGACACCGAGATCGCGGCGCGGTCCGGCAAAGCCGTCGGCGACATCTTCGTCGAGGACGGCGAGCCCGCCTTCCGCGCGCTGGAGCGCGAGACCGTCGCCGAGGCGCTGGCGTCGTGGCACGGCGTCGTCGCGCTGGGCGGGGGATCGGTCCTCGACTCCGACACCCGCGCCGAACTGGCCCGCCACCACGTGGTCTACCTGCAGGTGGACTTCGGCGACGCAGCCAAGCGCGTCGGCCTGGACACCCCGCGCCCGCTGCTGGTCGGCAACCCCCGCACCCGGCTGCGCAAGCTCTTGGAGGAGCGGCTTCCGTTCTACGAAGGCCTGGCGAAGTCGACCGTGCCCACCAGCGGCTACCACCCCGAGGAGATCGTCGACGCGGTCGTCGCGGCCCTGCCCGAGCACCGGGGCGGCACCCGGTGA
- a CDS encoding methyltransferase: MSDKPHGGTAPGDPGAGSGPHRAASAARTDVVWEVLRSALAEQGPADGENEILDIVDAGGGTGGAAVPLAQLGHRVTVVDPSPDSLAALERRAAEAGVRVRALQGETTDLAHLLPAAHAHLVLMHNVLEYVDDPAAALADVAALTRPGGAVSVLAANAVAGVMHRALSGHLADARRLIDAPEGRWGPGDPMPRRFTAGQLTDLAERAGLGGDDIRGVRVFADLLPGRVLDGEAHVGEQLLELEKAASVHPALAGIATQIHLLARRPL; this comes from the coding sequence GTGAGCGACAAGCCCCACGGCGGCACCGCGCCGGGCGACCCCGGCGCGGGGTCCGGCCCGCACCGGGCGGCCAGCGCCGCCCGCACCGACGTGGTCTGGGAGGTTCTGCGCTCGGCCCTGGCCGAGCAGGGGCCCGCCGACGGCGAGAACGAGATCCTGGACATCGTCGACGCCGGCGGCGGCACCGGCGGTGCCGCCGTCCCGCTGGCGCAGCTGGGCCACCGCGTCACCGTGGTCGACCCCAGTCCCGACTCGCTGGCCGCGCTGGAGCGCCGGGCCGCCGAAGCCGGAGTGCGAGTGCGGGCGCTGCAGGGCGAGACCACGGACCTGGCCCACCTGCTGCCGGCCGCCCACGCCCACCTGGTGCTGATGCACAACGTGCTGGAGTACGTCGACGATCCGGCCGCGGCCCTGGCCGACGTCGCCGCGCTCACCCGGCCCGGCGGCGCGGTCAGCGTACTGGCGGCCAACGCCGTGGCAGGCGTGATGCACCGGGCGCTGTCCGGCCACCTCGCCGACGCCCGCCGCCTGATCGACGCCCCCGAAGGCCGCTGGGGCCCGGGTGACCCCATGCCGCGCCGTTTCACCGCCGGCCAGCTCACCGACCTCGCCGAGCGGGCCGGGCTGGGCGGCGACGACATCCGCGGGGTGCGGGTATTCGCCGACCTGCTGCCCGGCCGGGTGCTCGACGGCGAGGCCCACGTCGGCGAGCAGCTGCTGGAGCTGGAGAAGGCCGCCTCGGTGCACCCGGCGCTGGCGGGCATCGCCACCCAGATCCACCTGCTGGCCCGCAGGCCGCTGTGA